The following are encoded in a window of Kogia breviceps isolate mKogBre1 chromosome 10, mKogBre1 haplotype 1, whole genome shotgun sequence genomic DNA:
- the ALS2CL gene encoding ALS2 C-terminal-like protein isoform X7, translating into MCSPEEAALLRLEEVFSATLARVNSFVLQPLLEAAPEPSDPWGRECLHLLQQLHRSSQQLWEVTEESLHSLQERLRHPDSISLESLLLLHSADRVLQVHLEYIESYTSCVAVQAFQKAVKWRSKYWQGQRKVLQQLLSGVSSEGSVGTALVQALRQPLTHHVHQYVLLLLSLGDTVGERHPTQELLVHTATVFGNLQSFMRQELDQAMATQALWHTLSNRLRDVLCTPAHRLLQDSQDIPVTVTPLRAERVLLFDDALVLLQGHSVHTFDLKLVWVEPGQDRCMFHILTPEEEFSLCSKDPQGRVAWQWKVTQAVCQTLRGKKDFPVLGAGLEPSEPPTCRCGAYTFRAEGRFSQATYEGEWYWGRPHGKGTLKWPDGQNHVGDFCQGLEHGFGIRLVPQASEDKFDCYKCHWREGSMCGYGICEGERYIGMWQADQRHGPGVMVTQAGFCYQGTFQADKMVGPGILLSEDDSLYEGTFTRDLTFVGKGKVTFPNGFTLEGSFGSGAGRGLHTQGVLDTAALPPDPGSTRKRQLGLGVFPVESRWQGVYGPFQDFVQAGCPGDLQEALLGFHVQSSRELRKSQEYLCCKRTHPEDHAARMEDILEELLQHRTPEALQQCLRKALNNSLHPLGKLLRTLMLTFQATYSGIGANKHLQGLAQEEVKQHAQELWAAYRGLLQVALQCKGQAPEKDEDAETRDLQVHRLVLPLVLPSFYSELFTLYLLLHEREDSLYSQGIANLSLFPDTKLLEFLDIQKHLWPLKDLTLTTNQRYSLVRDKCFLSATECLQKMITTVDPWEKLEVLERTYGEIEATVSRVLGQEHKLPMDDLLPLLIYVVSRAQIQHLGAEIHLIRDMMAPIHTGGLYDFLLTALESCYEHIQKEDMRLHRLPSR; encoded by the exons ATGTGCAGCCCTGAGGAGGCAGCCCTGCTGCGGCTGGAGGAGGTCTTCTCAGCCACACTCGCACGCGTCAACAGCTTTGTCCTCCAGCCCCTTCTGGAGGCCG CTCCAGAGCCCTCAGATCCCTGGGGCAGAGAGTGCCTACATCTCCTGCAGCAGCTGCACAGGAGCTCCCAGCAGCTGTGGGAGGTGACGGAGGAAAGCCTGCACTCCCTGCAGGAGAGGCTGCGCCACCCGGACTCCATCAGTCTGGAATCCCTGCTGCTGCTGCACAGCGCTGACCGTGTCTTGCAAGTCCACCTGGA GTACATCGAGTCCTACACAAGCTGTGTGGCAGTGCAGGCCTTTCAGAAGGCAGTAAAGTGGAGGAG CAAGTACTGGCAGGGCCAGCGGAAGGTGCTGCAGCAGCTCCTGTCGGGCGTGAGCTCAGAGGGCTCGGTGGGCACGGCGCTGGTCCAGGCTCTCCGCCAGCCACTCACCCATCATGTGCATCAGTACGTGCTCCTCCTGCTGAGCCTCGGGGACACTGTCGGGGAG CGTCACCCCACCCAGGAGCTGTTGGTGCACACAGCCACAGTCTTTGGGAACTTGCAGTCCTTCATGAGGCAGGAGCTGGACCAGGCCATGGCCACGCAGGCCCTCTGGCACACTCTGAGCAACCGGCTGCGG GATGTGCTCTGTACCCCTGCTCACCGACTCTTGCAAGACAGCCAGGACATACCTGTGACGGTCACCCCGCTGAGGGCAGAGCGTGTGCTGCTCTTTGATGATGCCCTTGTCCTGCTACAG GGCCACAGTGTCCACACCTTTGATCTGAAGCTGGTGTGGGTGGAACCTGGGCAGGACAG GTGCATGTTTCACATCCTCACGCCTGAGGAAGAGTTCTCCTTGTGCTCCAAGGACCCGCAGGGCCGG GTGGCCTGGCAGTGGAAGGTTACCCAGGCTGTGTGCCAGACCTTGCGTGGGAAGAAGGACTTCCCGGTGCTGGGGGCGGGCCTGGAGCCTTCTGAACCCCCCACCTGCCGCTGTGGAGCATACACTTTCCGTGCAGAGGGCCGCTTCAGCCAGGCCACCTATGAGGGCGAGTGGTACTGGGGCAGGCCCCATGGCAA AGGAACCCTGAAGTGGCCAGACGGGCAGAATCATGTGGGGGATTTCTGCCAGGGCCTGGAGCACGG CTTTGGCATCCGCCTGGTGCCCCAGGCCTCCGAGGATAAGTTTGACTGTTACAAGTGCCACTGGCGGGAAGGCAGCATGTGCGGCTATGGCATCTGTGA gggTGAGCGCTATATTGGCATGTGGCAGGCTGACCAGCGCCATGGCCCAGGGGTCATGGTCACCCAGGCAGGTTTCTGCTACCAGGGGACCTTCCAGGCAGACAAGATGGTG GGCCCAGGAATCCTTCTCTCTGAAGATGACTCCTTGTATGAGGGCACCTTCACCAGGGACCTGACCTTCGTGGGGAAG GGCAAGGTCACCTTCCCTAATGGCTTCACCCTGGAGGGCTCTTTTGgcagtggggcagggagaggactgcaTACCCAGGGTGTGCTGGAcacagctgccctccctccagatCCAGGCAGTACCCGCAAGAG gcagctgggcctgggcgtctTCCCTGTGGAGAGCCGCTGGCAGGGCGTCTATGGCCCCTTCCAGGACTTTGTTCAAGCCGGCTGCCCTGGAGACCTGCAGGAGGCCCTGCTGGGCTTCCACGTGCAGAGCTCAAGGGAGCTGCGCAAGTCCCAGGAGTACCTGTGCTGCAAGAG GACCCACCCCGAGGACCACGCAGCCAGAATGGAGGACATCCTGGAGGAGCTGCTGCAGCATCGGACACCCGAGGCCCTGCAGCAGTGCCTCAGGAAG GCCCTGAACAACTCTCTGCATCCCCTGGGAAAGCTGCTCCGGACTCTGATGCTGACCTTCCAGGCCACATACTCAGGCATTGGGGCCAACAAGCACCTTCAGGGGCTGGCACAGGAGGAGGTGAAGCAGCACGCCCAGGAACTCTGGGCCGCCTACAG GGGTCTGCTGCAGGTTGCCTTACAGTGCAAGGGCCAGGCCCCAGAGAAAGATGAAGATGCAGAGACAAG GGACCTGCAGGTGCACAGATTGGTGCTACCCCTTGTCCTGCCCAGCTTCTACTCGGAGCTCTTCACTCTCTACCTGCTTCTTCATGAGAGGGAGGACAGCCTGTACAGCCAGGGCATTGCCAACCTTAGCCTCTTCCCCGACACCAAGCTGCTTGAGTTCCTGGACATACAGAA GCACCTCTGGCCCCTCAAGGACCTCACACTGACGACCAATCAG AGATACTCCCTGGTCAGAGACAAGTGCTTCCTGTCAGCCACAGAATGTCTGCAGAAGATGAT CACCACGGTGGACCCCTGGGAGAAGCTGGAGGTGCTGGAGAGGACatatggggaaattgaggccacTGTGTCGCGGGTGCTCGGCCAGGAGCACAAGCTGCCCATGGACGACCTGCTGCCGCTGCTCATCTACGTGGTGTCACGTGCCCA AATCCAGCACCTGGGAGCCGAGATCCACCTGATCCGTGATATGATGGCCCCTATCCACACAGGAGGCCTGTATGACTTCTTGCTCACGGCCCTGGAG TCCTGCTACGAGCACATCCAGAAGGAGGACATGAGGCTGCATCGCTTGCCCAGCCGCTAG
- the ALS2CL gene encoding ALS2 C-terminal-like protein isoform X14: protein MCSPEEAALLRLEEVFSATLARVNSFVLQPLLEAAPEPSDPWGRECLHLLQQLHRSSQQLWEVTEESLHSLQERLRHPDSISLESLLLLHSADRVLQVHLEYIESYTSCVAVQAFQKAVKWRSKYWQGQRKVLQQLLSGVSSEGSVGTALVQALRQPLTHHVHQYVLLLLSLGDTVGERHPTQELLVHTATVFGNLQSFMRQELDQAMATQALWHTLSNRLRDVLCTPAHRLLQDSQDIPVTVTPLRAERVLLFDDALVLLQGHSVHTFDLKLVWVEPGQDRCMFHILTPEEEFSLCSKDPQGRVAWQWKVTQAVCQTLRGKKDFPVLGAGLEPSEPPTCRCGAYTFRAEGRFSQATYEGEWYWGRPHGKSGGSDAHGPDACGPQLCSRGTLKWPDGQNHVGDFCQGLEHGFGIRLVPQASEDKFDCYKCHWREGSMCGYGICEYSTNEVYKGYFQEGLRHGFGVLESTPQTPQPCRYTGHWERGQRSGYGIEEDGDRGERYIGMWQADQRHGPGVMVTQAGFCYQGTFQADKMVGPGILLSEDDSLYEGTFTRDLTFVGKVRATETLLHSLLRPWPGSFISLFGSSAEGRWSRARSPSLMASPWRALLAVGQGEDCIPRVCWTQLPSLQIQAVPARGLCSSRLPWRPAGGPAGLPRAELKGAAQVPGVPVLQEDPPRGPRSQNGGHPGGAAAASDTRGPAAVPQEGPEQLSASPGKAAPDSDADLPGHILRHWGQQAPSGAGTGGGEAARPGTLGRLQGPAGAQIGATPCPAQLLLGALHSLPASS from the exons ATGTGCAGCCCTGAGGAGGCAGCCCTGCTGCGGCTGGAGGAGGTCTTCTCAGCCACACTCGCACGCGTCAACAGCTTTGTCCTCCAGCCCCTTCTGGAGGCCG CTCCAGAGCCCTCAGATCCCTGGGGCAGAGAGTGCCTACATCTCCTGCAGCAGCTGCACAGGAGCTCCCAGCAGCTGTGGGAGGTGACGGAGGAAAGCCTGCACTCCCTGCAGGAGAGGCTGCGCCACCCGGACTCCATCAGTCTGGAATCCCTGCTGCTGCTGCACAGCGCTGACCGTGTCTTGCAAGTCCACCTGGA GTACATCGAGTCCTACACAAGCTGTGTGGCAGTGCAGGCCTTTCAGAAGGCAGTAAAGTGGAGGAG CAAGTACTGGCAGGGCCAGCGGAAGGTGCTGCAGCAGCTCCTGTCGGGCGTGAGCTCAGAGGGCTCGGTGGGCACGGCGCTGGTCCAGGCTCTCCGCCAGCCACTCACCCATCATGTGCATCAGTACGTGCTCCTCCTGCTGAGCCTCGGGGACACTGTCGGGGAG CGTCACCCCACCCAGGAGCTGTTGGTGCACACAGCCACAGTCTTTGGGAACTTGCAGTCCTTCATGAGGCAGGAGCTGGACCAGGCCATGGCCACGCAGGCCCTCTGGCACACTCTGAGCAACCGGCTGCGG GATGTGCTCTGTACCCCTGCTCACCGACTCTTGCAAGACAGCCAGGACATACCTGTGACGGTCACCCCGCTGAGGGCAGAGCGTGTGCTGCTCTTTGATGATGCCCTTGTCCTGCTACAG GGCCACAGTGTCCACACCTTTGATCTGAAGCTGGTGTGGGTGGAACCTGGGCAGGACAG GTGCATGTTTCACATCCTCACGCCTGAGGAAGAGTTCTCCTTGTGCTCCAAGGACCCGCAGGGCCGG GTGGCCTGGCAGTGGAAGGTTACCCAGGCTGTGTGCCAGACCTTGCGTGGGAAGAAGGACTTCCCGGTGCTGGGGGCGGGCCTGGAGCCTTCTGAACCCCCCACCTGCCGCTGTGGAGCATACACTTTCCGTGCAGAGGGCCGCTTCAGCCAGGCCACCTATGAGGGCGAGTGGTACTGGGGCAGGCCCCATGGCAA GTCTGGTGGGTCTGATGCCCATGGACCTGATGCCTGTGGACCTCAACTGTGTTCCAGAGGAACCCTGAAGTGGCCAGACGGGCAGAATCATGTGGGGGATTTCTGCCAGGGCCTGGAGCACGG CTTTGGCATCCGCCTGGTGCCCCAGGCCTCCGAGGATAAGTTTGACTGTTACAAGTGCCACTGGCGGGAAGGCAGCATGTGCGGCTATGGCATCTGTGA GTACAGCACCAACGAGGTGTACAAGGGCTACTTTCAGGAAGGCCTGCGGCATGGATTTGGGGTCCTTGAGAGCACCCCGCAGACCCCTCAGCCCTGCAGGTACACGGGCCACTGGGAGAGGGGCCAGAGGAGTGGCTATGGCATCGAGGAGGACGGCGACAG gggTGAGCGCTATATTGGCATGTGGCAGGCTGACCAGCGCCATGGCCCAGGGGTCATGGTCACCCAGGCAGGTTTCTGCTACCAGGGGACCTTCCAGGCAGACAAGATGGTG GGCCCAGGAATCCTTCTCTCTGAAGATGACTCCTTGTATGAGGGCACCTTCACCAGGGACCTGACCTTCGTGGGGAAGGTGAGAGCCACTGAGACCTTACTCCACTCCCTGCTGAGACCTTGGCCGGGGTCTTTTATCTCCCTGTTTGGATCCAGTGCTGAGGGTAGGTGGAGCAG GGCAAGGTCACCTTCCCTAATGGCTTCACCCTGGAGGGCTCTTTTGgcagtggggcagggagaggactgcaTACCCAGGGTGTGCTGGAcacagctgccctccctccagatCCAGGCAGTACCCGCAAGAG GACTTTGTTCAAGCCGGCTGCCCTGGAGACCTGCAGGAGGCCCTGCTGGGCTTCCACGTGCAGAGCTCAAGGGAGCTGCGCAAGTCCCAGGAGTACCTGTGCTGCAAGAG GACCCACCCCGAGGACCACGCAGCCAGAATGGAGGACATCCTGGAGGAGCTGCTGCAGCATCGGACACCCGAGGCCCTGCAGCAGTGCCTCAGGAAG GCCCTGAACAACTCTCTGCATCCCCTGGGAAAGCTGCTCCGGACTCTGATGCTGACCTTCCAGGCCACATACTCAGGCATTGGGGCCAACAAGCACCTTCAGGGGCTGGCACAGGAGGAGGTGAAGCAGCACGCCCAGGAACTCTGGGCCGCCTACAG GGACCTGCAGGTGCACAGATTGGTGCTACCCCTTGTCCTGCCCAGCTTCTACTCGGAGCTCTTCACTCTCTACCTGCTTCTTCATGA
- the ALS2CL gene encoding ALS2 C-terminal-like protein isoform X1, protein MCSPEEAALLRLEEVFSATLARVNSFVLQPLLEAAPEPSDPWGRECLHLLQQLHRSSQQLWEVTEESLHSLQERLRHPDSISLESLLLLHSADRVLQVHLEYIESYTSCVAVQAFQKAVKWRSKYWQGQRKVLQQLLSGVSSEGSVGTALVQALRQPLTHHVHQYVLLLLSLGDTVGERHPTQELLVHTATVFGNLQSFMRQELDQAMATQALWHTLSNRLRDVLCTPAHRLLQDSQDIPVTVTPLRAERVLLFDDALVLLQGHSVHTFDLKLVWVEPGQDRCMFHILTPEEEFSLCSKDPQGRVAWQWKVTQAVCQTLRGKKDFPVLGAGLEPSEPPTCRCGAYTFRAEGRFSQATYEGEWYWGRPHGKSGGSDAHGPDACGPQLCSRGTLKWPDGQNHVGDFCQGLEHGFGIRLVPQASEDKFDCYKCHWREGSMCGYGICEYSTNEVYKGYFQEGLRHGFGVLESTPQTPQPCRYTGHWERGQRSGYGIEEDGDRGERYIGMWQADQRHGPGVMVTQAGFCYQGTFQADKMVGPGILLSEDDSLYEGTFTRDLTFVGKGKVTFPNGFTLEGSFGSGAGRGLHTQGVLDTAALPPDPGSTRKRQLGLGVFPVESRWQGVYGPFQDFVQAGCPGDLQEALLGFHVQSSRELRKSQEYLCCKRTHPEDHAARMEDILEELLQHRTPEALQQCLRKALNNSLHPLGKLLRTLMLTFQATYSGIGANKHLQGLAQEEVKQHAQELWAAYRGLLQVALQCKGQAPEKDEDAETRDLQVHRLVLPLVLPSFYSELFTLYLLLHEREDSLYSQGIANLSLFPDTKLLEFLDIQKHLWPLKDLTLTTNQRYSLVRDKCFLSATECLQKMITTVDPWEKLEVLERTYGEIEATVSRVLGQEHKLPMDDLLPLLIYVVSRAQIQHLGAEIHLIRDMMAPIHTGGLYDFLLTALESCYEHIQKEDMRLHRLPSR, encoded by the exons ATGTGCAGCCCTGAGGAGGCAGCCCTGCTGCGGCTGGAGGAGGTCTTCTCAGCCACACTCGCACGCGTCAACAGCTTTGTCCTCCAGCCCCTTCTGGAGGCCG CTCCAGAGCCCTCAGATCCCTGGGGCAGAGAGTGCCTACATCTCCTGCAGCAGCTGCACAGGAGCTCCCAGCAGCTGTGGGAGGTGACGGAGGAAAGCCTGCACTCCCTGCAGGAGAGGCTGCGCCACCCGGACTCCATCAGTCTGGAATCCCTGCTGCTGCTGCACAGCGCTGACCGTGTCTTGCAAGTCCACCTGGA GTACATCGAGTCCTACACAAGCTGTGTGGCAGTGCAGGCCTTTCAGAAGGCAGTAAAGTGGAGGAG CAAGTACTGGCAGGGCCAGCGGAAGGTGCTGCAGCAGCTCCTGTCGGGCGTGAGCTCAGAGGGCTCGGTGGGCACGGCGCTGGTCCAGGCTCTCCGCCAGCCACTCACCCATCATGTGCATCAGTACGTGCTCCTCCTGCTGAGCCTCGGGGACACTGTCGGGGAG CGTCACCCCACCCAGGAGCTGTTGGTGCACACAGCCACAGTCTTTGGGAACTTGCAGTCCTTCATGAGGCAGGAGCTGGACCAGGCCATGGCCACGCAGGCCCTCTGGCACACTCTGAGCAACCGGCTGCGG GATGTGCTCTGTACCCCTGCTCACCGACTCTTGCAAGACAGCCAGGACATACCTGTGACGGTCACCCCGCTGAGGGCAGAGCGTGTGCTGCTCTTTGATGATGCCCTTGTCCTGCTACAG GGCCACAGTGTCCACACCTTTGATCTGAAGCTGGTGTGGGTGGAACCTGGGCAGGACAG GTGCATGTTTCACATCCTCACGCCTGAGGAAGAGTTCTCCTTGTGCTCCAAGGACCCGCAGGGCCGG GTGGCCTGGCAGTGGAAGGTTACCCAGGCTGTGTGCCAGACCTTGCGTGGGAAGAAGGACTTCCCGGTGCTGGGGGCGGGCCTGGAGCCTTCTGAACCCCCCACCTGCCGCTGTGGAGCATACACTTTCCGTGCAGAGGGCCGCTTCAGCCAGGCCACCTATGAGGGCGAGTGGTACTGGGGCAGGCCCCATGGCAA GTCTGGTGGGTCTGATGCCCATGGACCTGATGCCTGTGGACCTCAACTGTGTTCCAGAGGAACCCTGAAGTGGCCAGACGGGCAGAATCATGTGGGGGATTTCTGCCAGGGCCTGGAGCACGG CTTTGGCATCCGCCTGGTGCCCCAGGCCTCCGAGGATAAGTTTGACTGTTACAAGTGCCACTGGCGGGAAGGCAGCATGTGCGGCTATGGCATCTGTGA GTACAGCACCAACGAGGTGTACAAGGGCTACTTTCAGGAAGGCCTGCGGCATGGATTTGGGGTCCTTGAGAGCACCCCGCAGACCCCTCAGCCCTGCAGGTACACGGGCCACTGGGAGAGGGGCCAGAGGAGTGGCTATGGCATCGAGGAGGACGGCGACAG gggTGAGCGCTATATTGGCATGTGGCAGGCTGACCAGCGCCATGGCCCAGGGGTCATGGTCACCCAGGCAGGTTTCTGCTACCAGGGGACCTTCCAGGCAGACAAGATGGTG GGCCCAGGAATCCTTCTCTCTGAAGATGACTCCTTGTATGAGGGCACCTTCACCAGGGACCTGACCTTCGTGGGGAAG GGCAAGGTCACCTTCCCTAATGGCTTCACCCTGGAGGGCTCTTTTGgcagtggggcagggagaggactgcaTACCCAGGGTGTGCTGGAcacagctgccctccctccagatCCAGGCAGTACCCGCAAGAG gcagctgggcctgggcgtctTCCCTGTGGAGAGCCGCTGGCAGGGCGTCTATGGCCCCTTCCAGGACTTTGTTCAAGCCGGCTGCCCTGGAGACCTGCAGGAGGCCCTGCTGGGCTTCCACGTGCAGAGCTCAAGGGAGCTGCGCAAGTCCCAGGAGTACCTGTGCTGCAAGAG GACCCACCCCGAGGACCACGCAGCCAGAATGGAGGACATCCTGGAGGAGCTGCTGCAGCATCGGACACCCGAGGCCCTGCAGCAGTGCCTCAGGAAG GCCCTGAACAACTCTCTGCATCCCCTGGGAAAGCTGCTCCGGACTCTGATGCTGACCTTCCAGGCCACATACTCAGGCATTGGGGCCAACAAGCACCTTCAGGGGCTGGCACAGGAGGAGGTGAAGCAGCACGCCCAGGAACTCTGGGCCGCCTACAG GGGTCTGCTGCAGGTTGCCTTACAGTGCAAGGGCCAGGCCCCAGAGAAAGATGAAGATGCAGAGACAAG GGACCTGCAGGTGCACAGATTGGTGCTACCCCTTGTCCTGCCCAGCTTCTACTCGGAGCTCTTCACTCTCTACCTGCTTCTTCATGAGAGGGAGGACAGCCTGTACAGCCAGGGCATTGCCAACCTTAGCCTCTTCCCCGACACCAAGCTGCTTGAGTTCCTGGACATACAGAA GCACCTCTGGCCCCTCAAGGACCTCACACTGACGACCAATCAG AGATACTCCCTGGTCAGAGACAAGTGCTTCCTGTCAGCCACAGAATGTCTGCAGAAGATGAT CACCACGGTGGACCCCTGGGAGAAGCTGGAGGTGCTGGAGAGGACatatggggaaattgaggccacTGTGTCGCGGGTGCTCGGCCAGGAGCACAAGCTGCCCATGGACGACCTGCTGCCGCTGCTCATCTACGTGGTGTCACGTGCCCA AATCCAGCACCTGGGAGCCGAGATCCACCTGATCCGTGATATGATGGCCCCTATCCACACAGGAGGCCTGTATGACTTCTTGCTCACGGCCCTGGAG TCCTGCTACGAGCACATCCAGAAGGAGGACATGAGGCTGCATCGCTTGCCCAGCCGCTAG
- the ALS2CL gene encoding ALS2 C-terminal-like protein isoform X8 yields MCSPEEAALLRLEEVFSATLARVNSFVLQPLLEAAPEPSDPWGRECLHLLQQLHRSSQQLWEVTEESLHSLQERLRHPDSISLESLLLLHSADRVLQVHLDKYWQGQRKVLQQLLSGVSSEGSVGTALVQALRQPLTHHVHQYVLLLLSLGDTVGERHPTQELLVHTATVFGNLQSFMRQELDQAMATQALWHTLSNRLRDVLCTPAHRLLQDSQDIPVTVTPLRAERVLLFDDALVLLQGHSVHTFDLKLVWVEPGQDRCMFHILTPEEEFSLCSKDPQGRVAWQWKVTQAVCQTLRGKKDFPVLGAGLEPSEPPTCRCGAYTFRAEGRFSQATYEGEWYWGRPHGKGTLKWPDGQNHVGDFCQGLEHGFGIRLVPQASEDKFDCYKCHWREGSMCGYGICEYSTNEVYKGYFQEGLRHGFGVLESTPQTPQPCRYTGHWERGQRSGYGIEEDGDRGERYIGMWQADQRHGPGVMVTQAGFCYQGTFQADKMVGPGILLSEDDSLYEGTFTRDLTFVGKGKVTFPNGFTLEGSFGSGAGRGLHTQGVLDTAALPPDPGSTRKRQLGLGVFPVESRWQGVYGPFQDFVQAGCPGDLQEALLGFHVQSSRELRKSQEYLCCKRTHPEDHAARMEDILEELLQHRTPEALQQCLRKALNNSLHPLGKLLRTLMLTFQATYSGIGANKHLQGLAQEEVKQHAQELWAAYRGLLQVALQCKGQAPEKDEDAETRDLQVHRLVLPLVLPSFYSELFTLYLLLHEREDSLYSQGIANLSLFPDTKLLEFLDIQKHLWPLKDLTLTTNQRYSLVRDKCFLSATECLQKMIIQHLGAEIHLIRDMMAPIHTGGLYDFLLTALESCYEHIQKEDMRLHRLPSR; encoded by the exons ATGTGCAGCCCTGAGGAGGCAGCCCTGCTGCGGCTGGAGGAGGTCTTCTCAGCCACACTCGCACGCGTCAACAGCTTTGTCCTCCAGCCCCTTCTGGAGGCCG CTCCAGAGCCCTCAGATCCCTGGGGCAGAGAGTGCCTACATCTCCTGCAGCAGCTGCACAGGAGCTCCCAGCAGCTGTGGGAGGTGACGGAGGAAAGCCTGCACTCCCTGCAGGAGAGGCTGCGCCACCCGGACTCCATCAGTCTGGAATCCCTGCTGCTGCTGCACAGCGCTGACCGTGTCTTGCAAGTCCACCTGGA CAAGTACTGGCAGGGCCAGCGGAAGGTGCTGCAGCAGCTCCTGTCGGGCGTGAGCTCAGAGGGCTCGGTGGGCACGGCGCTGGTCCAGGCTCTCCGCCAGCCACTCACCCATCATGTGCATCAGTACGTGCTCCTCCTGCTGAGCCTCGGGGACACTGTCGGGGAG CGTCACCCCACCCAGGAGCTGTTGGTGCACACAGCCACAGTCTTTGGGAACTTGCAGTCCTTCATGAGGCAGGAGCTGGACCAGGCCATGGCCACGCAGGCCCTCTGGCACACTCTGAGCAACCGGCTGCGG GATGTGCTCTGTACCCCTGCTCACCGACTCTTGCAAGACAGCCAGGACATACCTGTGACGGTCACCCCGCTGAGGGCAGAGCGTGTGCTGCTCTTTGATGATGCCCTTGTCCTGCTACAG GGCCACAGTGTCCACACCTTTGATCTGAAGCTGGTGTGGGTGGAACCTGGGCAGGACAG GTGCATGTTTCACATCCTCACGCCTGAGGAAGAGTTCTCCTTGTGCTCCAAGGACCCGCAGGGCCGG GTGGCCTGGCAGTGGAAGGTTACCCAGGCTGTGTGCCAGACCTTGCGTGGGAAGAAGGACTTCCCGGTGCTGGGGGCGGGCCTGGAGCCTTCTGAACCCCCCACCTGCCGCTGTGGAGCATACACTTTCCGTGCAGAGGGCCGCTTCAGCCAGGCCACCTATGAGGGCGAGTGGTACTGGGGCAGGCCCCATGGCAA AGGAACCCTGAAGTGGCCAGACGGGCAGAATCATGTGGGGGATTTCTGCCAGGGCCTGGAGCACGG CTTTGGCATCCGCCTGGTGCCCCAGGCCTCCGAGGATAAGTTTGACTGTTACAAGTGCCACTGGCGGGAAGGCAGCATGTGCGGCTATGGCATCTGTGA GTACAGCACCAACGAGGTGTACAAGGGCTACTTTCAGGAAGGCCTGCGGCATGGATTTGGGGTCCTTGAGAGCACCCCGCAGACCCCTCAGCCCTGCAGGTACACGGGCCACTGGGAGAGGGGCCAGAGGAGTGGCTATGGCATCGAGGAGGACGGCGACAG gggTGAGCGCTATATTGGCATGTGGCAGGCTGACCAGCGCCATGGCCCAGGGGTCATGGTCACCCAGGCAGGTTTCTGCTACCAGGGGACCTTCCAGGCAGACAAGATGGTG GGCCCAGGAATCCTTCTCTCTGAAGATGACTCCTTGTATGAGGGCACCTTCACCAGGGACCTGACCTTCGTGGGGAAG GGCAAGGTCACCTTCCCTAATGGCTTCACCCTGGAGGGCTCTTTTGgcagtggggcagggagaggactgcaTACCCAGGGTGTGCTGGAcacagctgccctccctccagatCCAGGCAGTACCCGCAAGAG gcagctgggcctgggcgtctTCCCTGTGGAGAGCCGCTGGCAGGGCGTCTATGGCCCCTTCCAGGACTTTGTTCAAGCCGGCTGCCCTGGAGACCTGCAGGAGGCCCTGCTGGGCTTCCACGTGCAGAGCTCAAGGGAGCTGCGCAAGTCCCAGGAGTACCTGTGCTGCAAGAG GACCCACCCCGAGGACCACGCAGCCAGAATGGAGGACATCCTGGAGGAGCTGCTGCAGCATCGGACACCCGAGGCCCTGCAGCAGTGCCTCAGGAAG GCCCTGAACAACTCTCTGCATCCCCTGGGAAAGCTGCTCCGGACTCTGATGCTGACCTTCCAGGCCACATACTCAGGCATTGGGGCCAACAAGCACCTTCAGGGGCTGGCACAGGAGGAGGTGAAGCAGCACGCCCAGGAACTCTGGGCCGCCTACAG GGGTCTGCTGCAGGTTGCCTTACAGTGCAAGGGCCAGGCCCCAGAGAAAGATGAAGATGCAGAGACAAG GGACCTGCAGGTGCACAGATTGGTGCTACCCCTTGTCCTGCCCAGCTTCTACTCGGAGCTCTTCACTCTCTACCTGCTTCTTCATGAGAGGGAGGACAGCCTGTACAGCCAGGGCATTGCCAACCTTAGCCTCTTCCCCGACACCAAGCTGCTTGAGTTCCTGGACATACAGAA GCACCTCTGGCCCCTCAAGGACCTCACACTGACGACCAATCAG AGATACTCCCTGGTCAGAGACAAGTGCTTCCTGTCAGCCACAGAATGTCTGCAGAAGATGAT AATCCAGCACCTGGGAGCCGAGATCCACCTGATCCGTGATATGATGGCCCCTATCCACACAGGAGGCCTGTATGACTTCTTGCTCACGGCCCTGGAG TCCTGCTACGAGCACATCCAGAAGGAGGACATGAGGCTGCATCGCTTGCCCAGCCGCTAG